One genomic region from Pseudochaenichthys georgianus chromosome 15, fPseGeo1.2, whole genome shotgun sequence encodes:
- the LOC117459695 gene encoding ferritin, middle subunit-like, whose product MDSQVRQNYHRDCEAAVNRMLNVELFASYTSMAFYFSRDDVALPGFAHFFKENSEEEREHADKLLTFQNSRGRIFLQDIKKPERDEWGSGLEAMQAALQLEKNVNQALLDLHKLASDHADPHMCDFLETHYLNEQVESIKKLGDFIANLSRMDSNTNKMAEYLFDKHTMGGKN is encoded by the exons ATGGATTCCCAGGTGAGACAGAACTACCACCGCGACTGCGAGGCGGCCGTTAACCGAATGCTGAACGTGGAGCTGTTCGCCTCCTACACCTCCATG GCCTTTTATTTCTCCCGTGACGACGTGGCCCTGCCCGGCTTCGCTCACTTCTTCAAGGAGAACAGCGAGGAGGAGCGGGAGCACGCCGACAAGCTGCTCACCTTCCAGAACAGTCGAGGACGCATCTTCCTGCAGGACATCAAG AAGCCAGAGCGAGACGAGTGGGGCTCGGGTCTGGAGGCCATGCAGGCCGCTCTGCAGCTGGAGAAGAACGTGAACCAGGCTCTGCTGGATCTGCACAAACTGGCCTCAGACCACGCCGACCCTCAT ATGTGTGACTTCCTGGAGACTCACTACCTGAACGAGCAGGTCGAGTCCATCAAGAAGCTCGGAGACTTCATCGCTAATCTGAGCAGAATGGACTCCAACACCAACAAGATGGCCGAGTACCTGTTCGACAAGCACACCATGGGGGGGAAGAACTGA
- the LOC117459977 gene encoding nuclear GTPase SLIP-GC-like translates to MWKKVVGSCSTVWIVAETNRAASEKESWAVLEESCSLMGNGGECQQIHLICTKSDSLGGSDDQSAADVRALILKQNEQAKIDVKAEFSKLKDVKF, encoded by the exons ATGTGGAAAAAG GTTGTTGGAAGTTGTTCTACTGTGTGGATTGTGGCTGAGACCAATCGAGCAGCTTCTGAAAAAGAGTCCTGGGCGGTCCTGGAAGAATCCTGCAGCCTCATGGGAAATGGTGGCGAGTGTCAGCAGATTCATTTGATCTGCACCAAGTCTGATAGTCTTGGAGGTTCAGATGATCA GTCAGCAGCTGATGTTCGTGCTCTGATACTAAAACAAAACGAGCAAGCCAAGATAGACGTGAAGGCAGAATTCAGCAAACTGAAAGACGTTAAG ttctga